In the genome of Telluria beijingensis, one region contains:
- a CDS encoding ABC transporter ATP-binding protein, whose product MLELDQLTKSYGGRTVLSQLSHVFKAGEFVAIMGESGVGKSTLLNLIAGLDTPDSGQVIVDGTPISRLDDDAATRLRRTRMGFIFQAFHVLPHLTLRQNVALPLLLNKAPGERADAMLDAVGLHGRGGDFPRQLSGGELQRVAIARALVHRPALLLADEPTGNLDPETAESILQLLRQETRAHGAGAIMVTHSHAAAAMADKVLLLTHSGLKLA is encoded by the coding sequence ATGCTCGAACTCGACCAGCTCACCAAATCGTATGGCGGCCGCACGGTGCTGTCGCAACTCTCGCATGTGTTCAAGGCCGGCGAATTCGTGGCGATCATGGGCGAATCCGGGGTCGGCAAATCGACGCTATTGAACCTGATCGCGGGCCTCGACACGCCGGACAGCGGCCAGGTGATCGTCGACGGCACGCCAATCTCGCGCCTGGACGACGATGCCGCCACCCGCCTGCGGCGCACCCGCATGGGCTTCATCTTCCAGGCCTTCCACGTGCTGCCGCACCTGACGCTGCGCCAGAACGTGGCGCTGCCGCTGCTGCTCAACAAGGCGCCGGGCGAGCGCGCCGACGCCATGCTGGACGCCGTCGGCCTGCACGGCCGGGGCGGCGATTTCCCGCGCCAGCTATCGGGCGGCGAACTGCAGCGGGTGGCGATCGCGCGCGCCCTGGTGCACCGTCCGGCCCTGCTGCTGGCCGATGAACCGACCGGCAACCTCGACCCGGAAACGGCCGAGAGCATCCTCCAACTGCTGCGCCAGGAAACCCGCGCCCACGGCGCCGGCGCCATCATGGTGACCCACTCGCATGCCGCGGCCGCCATGGCCGACAAGGTGTTGCTACTGACGCATTCCGGCCTGAAATTGGCATAA
- a CDS encoding AI-2E family transporter produces the protein MRNKAHLILPVVFAAALAFLLQHFLGSIAWAGLLAVITWPLHQRLLRRGWAPLASASFMLLLLIVSFVGPSVLLFHTLTYELASLQRLLISFNQTGVPVPDWLANLPLVAEPAVKWWLEHLAVPGGLNALVRTTVGDFMPHLTDTARVWGSTILANALYLFLTLLTLFVLYLHGAAVLHYLDRAGARLLPDQYGKLRRVLPLSVRGTALGLGSIAILEGIVLGVAYWVAGAPAPVLLGVITGYLALIPGGAPLSFTMVSLLLFGQGHSAEALGLFTWGAVELFLVDKFIRPKLIGQRVNLPFLAVLFGLLGGVSTLGVIGLFVGPLMMAILFGWLRDEPPGTAHLVSPVVPQPLVQPVAESGDTERTR, from the coding sequence ATGCGCAACAAAGCTCATTTGATCTTGCCGGTGGTGTTCGCCGCCGCCCTGGCTTTCCTGTTGCAACACTTTCTCGGCTCGATCGCCTGGGCCGGCCTGCTGGCGGTGATCACCTGGCCGCTGCACCAGCGCCTGCTGCGGCGCGGCTGGGCGCCGCTGGCCAGCGCCAGCTTCATGCTGCTGCTGCTGATCGTCAGCTTCGTCGGACCGTCGGTGCTGCTGTTCCATACCCTCACCTACGAGCTGGCCAGCCTGCAGCGCCTCCTGATCAGCTTCAACCAGACCGGCGTCCCGGTTCCCGACTGGCTGGCCAACCTGCCGCTGGTGGCCGAACCGGCCGTCAAGTGGTGGCTCGAGCATCTCGCCGTGCCGGGCGGCCTCAATGCGCTGGTGCGCACCACGGTGGGCGACTTCATGCCGCACCTGACCGATACCGCGCGGGTGTGGGGATCGACCATCCTGGCCAATGCCCTGTATTTATTCCTGACCCTGCTGACCCTGTTCGTGCTGTACCTGCACGGCGCCGCCGTGCTGCACTACCTCGACCGCGCCGGCGCGCGCCTGCTGCCCGACCAGTACGGCAAGCTGCGGCGCGTGCTGCCGCTGTCGGTGCGCGGCACCGCACTGGGCCTGGGCTCGATCGCGATCCTGGAAGGCATCGTGCTGGGCGTGGCCTACTGGGTGGCCGGCGCGCCGGCCCCGGTGCTGCTGGGCGTGATCACCGGCTACCTGGCCCTGATCCCGGGCGGCGCGCCGCTGTCGTTCACGATGGTCTCGCTGCTGCTGTTCGGCCAGGGCCATTCGGCCGAGGCACTCGGCCTGTTCACCTGGGGCGCGGTCGAGCTGTTCCTGGTCGACAAATTCATCCGCCCGAAACTGATCGGTCAGCGCGTCAACCTGCCCTTCCTGGCGGTGCTGTTCGGCCTGCTGGGCGGCGTCTCGACGCTGGGCGTGATCGGCCTGTTCGTCGGGCCGCTGATGATGGCGATCCTGTTCGGCTGGCTGCGCGACGAGCCGCCGGGCACCGCCCATCTGGTATCGCCGGTCGTCCCACAGCCGCTGGTCCAGCCGGTCGCCGAGTCAGGCGACACCGAGCGGACTCGCTAG
- a CDS encoding GGDEF domain-containing protein — MSTDTMMLDASTMVLVLALGNLTLCALLTFFNHGPTRSPALVLWSLSKQIQGGAWLLLALGDAGVVPSPISVPVGYALLFAGVAVEGGASWEAARRRAWRTPTMVVGGLAILAFFLCYLVDEEGLRAVAASLLLGGFYFSGALALGWRWRDASLLQRFLALASMALALVVASRGLSVLLLPGGWGWLTSELLGQLSSGALYLLMLGNAFGVLLLTRERLQDALERAEIVDPLTDAPNRRGFFQLLAPWMALARRPGLPTALVVFDPDGFKRVNDSYGHPAGDVVLRQIVELCRRQLRDSDQLGRVVGVEFALLLPRTNLAEAALVAERIRAAIESTPVKSERAMIKLTASFGVTTIRPEDSTTTLFQRADEALRQAKEGGRNRVAQASEAAAEV, encoded by the coding sequence ATGAGTACTGACACAATGATGCTAGACGCGTCGACCATGGTCCTGGTACTGGCATTGGGCAACCTGACCCTGTGCGCGCTGCTGACCTTCTTCAACCACGGACCGACCCGCTCGCCGGCGCTGGTGCTGTGGAGCCTGTCGAAACAGATCCAGGGCGGCGCATGGCTATTGCTGGCCCTGGGCGACGCCGGCGTGGTGCCGTCCCCGATTTCGGTGCCGGTCGGCTATGCGCTGCTGTTCGCCGGCGTGGCGGTGGAGGGCGGCGCCTCGTGGGAAGCCGCGCGCCGGCGCGCCTGGCGCACCCCGACCATGGTGGTCGGCGGCCTGGCGATCCTCGCGTTCTTCCTGTGCTACCTGGTCGACGAAGAAGGCTTGCGCGCGGTCGCGGCCTCGCTGCTGCTGGGCGGCTTCTATTTTTCGGGCGCGCTGGCGCTCGGCTGGCGCTGGCGTGACGCCAGCCTGCTGCAGCGCTTCCTGGCGCTGGCCAGCATGGCGCTGGCCCTGGTGGTGGCCTCACGCGGCCTGTCGGTGCTGCTGCTCCCGGGCGGCTGGGGCTGGCTCACCAGCGAGCTGCTGGGCCAGCTCTCCAGCGGCGCCCTGTACCTGCTCATGCTCGGCAATGCCTTCGGCGTGCTGCTGCTGACCCGCGAGCGCCTGCAGGACGCGCTCGAGCGCGCCGAGATCGTCGATCCGCTGACCGATGCGCCGAACCGGCGCGGCTTCTTTCAGCTGCTGGCGCCGTGGATGGCGCTGGCCCGTCGCCCCGGATTGCCGACCGCGCTGGTCGTGTTCGACCCGGACGGCTTCAAGCGCGTCAACGACAGCTACGGCCATCCGGCGGGCGACGTCGTGCTGCGCCAGATCGTCGAGCTGTGCCGACGCCAGCTGCGCGACAGCGACCAGCTGGGTCGCGTGGTCGGGGTCGAGTTCGCGCTGCTGCTGCCGCGCACCAACCTGGCGGAAGCGGCGCTGGTGGCCGAGCGCATCCGCGCCGCGATCGAGTCGACCCCGGTCAAGAGCGAGCGCGCGATGATCAAGCTGACCGCCAGCTTCGGCGTCACCACCATCCGCCCCGAGGACAGCACCACGACCCTGTTTCAGCGCGCCGACGAGGCCTTGCGCCAGGCCAAGGAGGGCGGGCGCAACCGCGTGGCCCAGGCCAGCGAAGCCGCAGCCGAGGTGTGA
- a CDS encoding exopolysaccharide biosynthesis protein gives MNTIYNEPVSQRLRSLVRDMPRTGITLSELIHRVGNDGLLILVTLLTLVFLIPISIPGVSTVFGAAILLISVSRLFGRDLWIPSKLSHRVIGTRKLRPLLRKALSWLKKLERVSRPNRIQWLVAEGPVAFFNNAALILGAVLLMMPFGLIPFSNTFPAVAILFLAIGLLQRDGLCILLGHISNVLTMLYFAVLIGGGGLAAREVFNRFAG, from the coding sequence ATGAACACCATCTACAATGAACCAGTTTCCCAGCGCCTGCGCTCGCTGGTCCGCGACATGCCGCGCACCGGCATCACGCTCAGCGAATTGATCCACCGCGTCGGCAACGACGGCTTGCTGATCCTGGTTACCCTGCTGACCCTGGTATTCCTGATCCCGATCTCGATCCCCGGCGTCAGCACCGTGTTCGGCGCCGCCATCCTGTTGATCAGCGTCAGCCGCCTGTTCGGGCGCGACCTGTGGATCCCGTCGAAGCTGTCGCACCGCGTGATCGGCACCCGCAAGCTGCGCCCGCTGCTGCGCAAGGCGCTGTCCTGGCTCAAGAAGCTCGAGCGCGTCAGCCGTCCGAACCGCATCCAGTGGCTGGTGGCCGAAGGCCCGGTCGCCTTCTTCAACAACGCGGCCCTGATCCTGGGCGCCGTGTTGCTGATGATGCCGTTCGGCCTGATCCCGTTCAGCAATACCTTCCCGGCGGTGGCCATCCTGTTCCTCGCCATCGGCCTGCTGCAGCGCGACGGCCTGTGCATCCTGCTGGGCCATATCAGCAATGTGCTGACCATGCTGTATTTCGCCGTGCTGATCGGCGGTGGCGGCCTGGCCGCGCGCGAGGTGTTCAACCGCTTCGCAGGTTAA
- a CDS encoding alkene reductase, producing MTKLFQPYELGPRKLANHIAMAPMTRSRNPDLVADSRTALYYRQRAGAGLIVSEGTPVSPEGQGYIGVPGIWSAQQVAGWKLVTDAVHEEGGTIFAQIWHVGRMSHASLQPDGGAPVSVGTTAPARTDKNKAFVYLEDGSPGFADPTPPRALATDEVARVTADFVAAARNAIAAGFDGIEIHAANGYLFEQFLNPVLNDRSDQYGGTLDNRARFLLETVDAIATAIGPERVGVRLAPNNRQFDMPAYDANEATYLHLAAALGQRGIVYVHLNDNWALGAPVIGEPFLRRFRAAYTGTLILAGAMTNERARRLVDEGTIDLAAFGQPFIANPDLVRRLERGIALAMPDRATYYGGGSEGYIDYPAAA from the coding sequence TTGACCAAGTTGTTCCAGCCCTATGAGCTCGGCCCGCGCAAGCTGGCGAACCATATCGCGATGGCGCCGATGACGCGTTCGCGCAATCCCGACCTGGTGGCCGACAGCCGCACCGCCCTGTATTACCGCCAGCGTGCTGGCGCCGGCCTGATTGTGTCGGAAGGCACGCCGGTGTCGCCCGAGGGCCAGGGCTATATCGGCGTCCCCGGGATCTGGTCGGCGCAGCAGGTTGCCGGCTGGAAGCTGGTCACCGATGCCGTGCACGAGGAAGGCGGCACGATCTTCGCCCAGATCTGGCATGTCGGCCGGATGTCGCACGCCTCGCTGCAGCCGGATGGCGGCGCTCCGGTCAGCGTTGGCACGACCGCGCCAGCCCGGACCGACAAGAACAAGGCCTTCGTGTACCTGGAAGACGGCAGTCCCGGGTTTGCCGACCCGACCCCGCCGCGCGCGCTGGCGACCGACGAGGTGGCGCGCGTCACGGCCGACTTCGTGGCCGCTGCCAGGAATGCAATCGCGGCCGGCTTCGACGGCATCGAGATCCATGCCGCCAATGGCTACCTGTTCGAACAGTTTCTCAATCCCGTGCTCAATGACCGCAGCGACCAGTATGGCGGTACGCTGGACAACCGCGCGCGCTTCCTGCTCGAGACGGTCGACGCCATCGCCACCGCGATCGGGCCGGAGCGCGTGGGCGTGCGCCTGGCACCGAACAATCGCCAGTTCGACATGCCGGCCTACGACGCCAACGAAGCGACCTACCTGCACCTGGCGGCGGCGCTGGGGCAGCGCGGCATCGTGTACGTGCACCTGAACGACAACTGGGCGCTGGGCGCGCCGGTGATCGGCGAGCCTTTCCTGCGCCGGTTCCGCGCGGCCTATACCGGCACGCTGATCCTGGCCGGCGCCATGACCAACGAGCGGGCCCGGCGCCTGGTGGACGAAGGCACGATCGACCTGGCGGCGTTCGGCCAGCCGTTCATCGCCAACCCCGACCTGGTGCGACGTCTCGAACGCGGCATCGCGCTGGCGATGCCCGACCGCGCCACTTACTATGGCGGCGGGTCCGAAGGCTATATCGATTATCCGGCCGCGGCCTGA
- a CDS encoding LysR family transcriptional regulator, whose translation MAVIDPLGGIRTFIAAARAGSFTAAAAELDVSKSAVGKSIARLEERLRIKLFHRTTRRLALTVDGEAYYATCAAALGEIQAMEDTLAARSGVPGGRLRIDLPMFYGRRVVLPVLLRMSQRYPQVQLTVTFSDDLIDPVKEGVDLLIRFGPLPDASALVARSLGRQQLVTCAAPGYLAASGTPATVPDLMRHQCIVGYRRGQPLGWSFYDAGGKVTRCAPPPTHQFDDGEAILGAALAGCGLCQLPRSLLEANLADGSLVAVLGDVSAYMEVNLLWPRTRHVLPKVRWLVDELVCLREKGELDCPSAPATA comes from the coding sequence ATGGCTGTGATCGACCCGCTGGGCGGCATCAGAACCTTCATCGCAGCGGCCAGGGCCGGCAGCTTCACCGCGGCCGCCGCCGAGCTGGACGTCAGCAAGTCCGCGGTCGGAAAAAGCATCGCGCGGCTCGAGGAGCGCCTGCGGATCAAACTGTTCCACCGCACCACGCGCCGGCTCGCGCTGACCGTCGACGGCGAAGCGTATTACGCGACCTGTGCGGCGGCGCTGGGCGAGATCCAGGCCATGGAGGACACTCTGGCGGCGCGTTCCGGCGTGCCGGGCGGTCGCCTGCGCATCGATCTTCCGATGTTCTACGGCCGCAGGGTCGTACTGCCGGTGCTGCTGCGGATGTCCCAGCGCTATCCCCAGGTGCAGCTGACCGTGACCTTCAGCGACGACCTGATCGACCCGGTAAAGGAAGGGGTCGACTTGCTGATCCGGTTCGGACCATTGCCGGATGCAAGCGCACTGGTCGCGCGCAGCCTGGGGCGGCAGCAACTGGTCACCTGCGCCGCGCCCGGCTACCTGGCGGCGTCCGGCACGCCCGCCACAGTACCGGACCTGATGCGGCACCAGTGCATCGTCGGCTACCGGCGCGGCCAGCCGCTCGGCTGGTCGTTCTACGACGCAGGCGGCAAGGTGACGCGCTGCGCGCCGCCACCGACGCACCAGTTCGACGATGGTGAGGCCATCCTCGGCGCCGCCCTGGCTGGTTGCGGCCTGTGCCAGTTGCCGCGCTCGCTGCTCGAGGCGAATCTGGCCGACGGATCGCTGGTCGCGGTGCTGGGCGACGTCTCCGCTTACATGGAAGTCAACCTGCTCTGGCCCAGAACCCGCCACGTGCTGCCCAAGGTGCGCTGGCTGGTCGATGAGCTGGTCTGCTTGCGTGAAAAAGGTGAGCTGGACTGCCCTAGCGCTCCCGCAACAGCTTGA
- a CDS encoding tripartite tricarboxylate transporter substrate binding protein — MNFMRIFFLSVGLVLACQPAAAQPRAAECLIPSKPGGGMDLTCKLAQKALHGQPGAPELALSYLPGGVGAVAWHTIVSQRRAEPNTLVTFSGGSVLNLALGKFGDAEVKDVRWVAAFGADYGMVAVRADSPWRTLDDLLNALKRDPKKVLIGMSGTVGSQDWIKMALLARMAGIDPRKMRFVALEGGGEQFIAMQENHVQAVSGDTSEALLHTRGGQVRVLAVLSERRLPGALADVKTAREQGYDVVWPVIRGVWMGPDVREADYRRWVQAFANMEANPKFAEKRARAGLYPFSLTGDALTRYIEQSVAGHHRQARQFKLLRER, encoded by the coding sequence ATGAACTTCATGCGCATCTTTTTCCTGTCGGTTGGCCTGGTCCTGGCCTGCCAGCCGGCCGCTGCCCAGCCGCGCGCCGCCGAATGCCTGATCCCCTCGAAGCCCGGCGGCGGCATGGACCTGACCTGCAAGCTGGCCCAGAAAGCCCTGCACGGCCAGCCCGGCGCCCCTGAGCTGGCGCTGAGCTACCTGCCGGGCGGCGTGGGCGCCGTGGCCTGGCACACGATCGTCTCGCAGCGCCGCGCCGAACCCAATACCCTGGTTACCTTCTCCGGCGGCTCGGTGCTGAATCTCGCGCTGGGCAAGTTCGGCGACGCCGAGGTCAAGGATGTGCGCTGGGTGGCGGCCTTCGGCGCCGACTACGGCATGGTCGCGGTGCGCGCCGATTCCCCCTGGCGCACGCTGGACGACCTGTTGAATGCCCTGAAGCGCGATCCGAAGAAGGTCCTGATCGGCATGTCGGGCACCGTCGGCAGCCAGGACTGGATCAAGATGGCCTTGCTGGCGCGGATGGCCGGCATCGACCCGCGCAAGATGCGTTTCGTTGCGCTCGAGGGCGGCGGCGAACAATTCATCGCGATGCAGGAAAACCACGTGCAGGCGGTGTCGGGCGACACCTCCGAAGCGCTGCTGCACACCCGCGGCGGCCAGGTGCGGGTGCTGGCGGTGCTGTCCGAACGGCGCCTGCCGGGCGCGCTGGCCGATGTGAAGACCGCGCGCGAGCAGGGCTACGATGTCGTGTGGCCGGTAATCCGCGGCGTGTGGATGGGGCCGGACGTGCGCGAGGCCGACTACCGGCGCTGGGTGCAGGCCTTCGCCAATATGGAGGCCAACCCGAAATTCGCCGAGAAGCGGGCGCGCGCCGGGCTGTATCCGTTCTCGCTGACCGGTGATGCGCTGACCCGCTATATCGAACAGTCGGTGGCCGGCCATCACCGACAGGCCCGTCAGTTCAAGCTGTTGCGGGAGCGCTAG
- a CDS encoding porin, with the protein MKHSALALAVLAALSLDHSAHAQSNVQVYGLIDAGVEYVNHAQEDGGNMVRVVSGGKNTSRWGFRGSEDLGGGLKAIWQLEGGILMDTGASDGAIFKRQAWVGLDGSLGRLVIGRSFTTTYELVIKFDPLGFAPNYSWATGASATGPSKYGMTTQFDNLVKYTGKSGGFTYGATVGLGERSGSLAEGRKLAVGGSWFGADGLGLMASYEQINGNAVAGLPAHDETRAYHLGADYRTGKWRYTAGMRGYRFDAARAGADLRADTVWGGITRTIDNVTLTGAVYHVNTRDLPAFEDADPTLFVVRGMLALSKRTDLYLSLAHAKADHGQLVGLSRDDQGYGTRQSGITAGMQHRF; encoded by the coding sequence ATGAAGCATTCGGCCCTCGCGCTCGCCGTCCTGGCAGCGCTTTCCCTCGACCATTCCGCCCACGCCCAAAGCAACGTGCAGGTCTATGGCCTGATCGACGCCGGCGTCGAGTACGTCAATCACGCCCAGGAAGACGGCGGCAATATGGTGCGCGTCGTCTCGGGCGGCAAGAACACCTCGCGCTGGGGTTTCCGCGGCAGCGAAGACCTGGGCGGCGGCCTGAAGGCGATCTGGCAGCTCGAAGGCGGCATCCTGATGGATACCGGCGCCAGCGACGGCGCCATCTTCAAGCGCCAGGCCTGGGTCGGCCTGGACGGTTCGCTCGGGCGCCTGGTGATCGGGCGCTCGTTCACCACCACCTATGAACTGGTGATCAAGTTCGACCCGCTCGGCTTCGCCCCCAATTATTCCTGGGCCACCGGCGCCAGCGCCACCGGACCGTCGAAGTACGGCATGACGACCCAGTTCGACAACCTGGTCAAGTACACGGGCAAAAGCGGAGGGTTTACCTATGGCGCCACGGTCGGCCTGGGCGAACGCTCGGGCAGCCTGGCCGAAGGGCGCAAGCTGGCGGTCGGCGGCTCGTGGTTCGGCGCCGACGGCCTGGGCCTGATGGCGTCTTACGAGCAAATCAATGGCAATGCGGTCGCGGGCCTCCCTGCGCACGACGAGACCAGGGCTTACCACCTTGGCGCCGATTACCGCACCGGCAAGTGGCGCTACACGGCCGGCATGCGCGGCTACCGGTTCGATGCAGCCCGCGCGGGCGCCGACCTGCGCGCCGATACGGTATGGGGCGGGATCACGCGCACGATCGACAACGTCACGCTGACCGGCGCCGTGTATCACGTCAACACCAGGGACCTGCCGGCCTTCGAGGATGCCGATCCGACGCTGTTCGTGGTGCGTGGCATGCTGGCGCTGTCGAAGCGCACCGACCTGTATTTGTCGCTGGCGCACGCGAAAGCCGATCACGGCCAGCTGGTCGGCCTGTCGCGCGACGATCAGGGATATGGAACGCGCCAGAGCGGCATCACGGCCGGCATGCAGCACCGCTTCTGA
- a CDS encoding response regulator — MRILLVEDHVELSHWVSKALHDANLTVECAATGADADALLHTQDYALVILDLTLPRMDGLDVLRRLRARGGARGGTPVLILTARGGLEDKVQGLNLGADDYLPKPFELAELEARVKALLRRRSGNEALVHRCGQLAFDTVSRMFSYCGEPLALTPREHAVLEALIARPGRALSKDKLFQEVFALDDDVNLDAIELYIHRIRKKLDRPGGDAAIVTLRGIGYLMQEKPA; from the coding sequence ATGAGAATCCTGCTAGTCGAAGACCACGTCGAGCTGTCGCATTGGGTATCCAAAGCCCTGCACGACGCCAACCTCACCGTCGAATGCGCCGCCACCGGCGCCGATGCCGACGCCCTGCTGCATACCCAGGACTATGCGCTGGTGATCCTGGACCTGACCCTGCCCCGCATGGACGGCCTGGACGTGCTGCGCCGCCTGCGCGCGCGCGGCGGCGCCCGCGGCGGCACGCCGGTGCTGATCCTGACTGCGCGCGGCGGCCTGGAAGACAAGGTGCAGGGCCTCAACCTGGGCGCCGACGACTACCTGCCGAAACCGTTCGAGCTGGCCGAACTCGAGGCGCGCGTGAAAGCGCTGCTGCGCCGCCGCAGCGGCAACGAGGCGCTGGTGCACCGCTGCGGCCAGCTTGCTTTTGATACCGTCTCGCGCATGTTCTCGTACTGCGGCGAGCCGCTGGCGCTGACGCCGCGCGAGCACGCGGTGCTCGAGGCGCTGATCGCCCGCCCGGGCCGCGCGCTGTCGAAGGACAAGCTGTTCCAGGAAGTGTTCGCGCTCGACGACGACGTCAACCTCGACGCCATCGAGCTGTACATCCACCGCATCCGCAAGAAGCTCGACCGCCCCGGCGGCGACGCCGCCATCGTCACCCTGCGCGGCATCGGCTACCTGATGCAAGAAAAGCCGGCCTGA
- a CDS encoding sensor histidine kinase yields the protein MAAPPPLLRRLAARPLGSLRQQLLRWLILPLVALVALNAVSLYRDALDAADLAYDRSLLSSTRALAERVTVRDGKVVANVPYVALDSFETDTLGRIYYKVTGLEGETVSGYDDLPPVPLEVPRSDLYPALVRFYHASYNGERVRIAALLQPVYDDSMRGIALIQVGETLDARNALSRDILLDTLWRQALLVLAVAALVWFAVRLVLRPLMRLKNEVETRPLSDLSSIDQALVHKEVRPLVAAMNGTMARMQDLVASQRRFIADASHQLRTPLAVLKTQSALALREHDPAALRAIVGSMAATTDAAIHLANRLLVLARIEHGGGGEPARPVALSAVARQVGLEMALPAVQKGIDLALEADTDADTMVPGQELLLHELVANLVDNAIRYTPAGGSVLLRVGRHGGRVALEVSDSGPGIAEEEAGKVLMPFYRAQSTLEANPGGTGLGLAIVRDIANLHGASLALGRADAGGLKVEVIFDGSRAES from the coding sequence ATGGCCGCGCCACCGCCCCTGCTCCGCCGCCTCGCGGCCCGGCCGCTGGGCAGCCTGCGCCAGCAGCTGCTGCGCTGGCTGATCCTGCCGCTGGTGGCGCTGGTCGCGCTCAATGCCGTGTCGCTGTACCGCGACGCGCTGGACGCGGCCGACCTGGCCTACGACCGCTCGCTGCTGTCGTCCACGCGCGCGCTGGCCGAACGGGTCACCGTCCGCGACGGCAAGGTGGTGGCGAATGTCCCTTATGTTGCGCTGGACAGCTTCGAGACCGACACCCTGGGCCGCATCTACTACAAGGTGACCGGCCTGGAGGGCGAAACCGTCAGCGGCTATGACGACCTGCCGCCGGTGCCGCTTGAGGTGCCGCGCAGCGACCTGTATCCGGCCCTGGTGCGCTTCTACCATGCCAGCTACAACGGCGAGCGGGTGCGCATCGCGGCCCTGCTGCAGCCGGTGTACGACGATTCGATGCGCGGCATCGCCCTGATCCAGGTCGGCGAGACGCTCGACGCGCGCAACGCCCTGTCGCGCGACATCCTGCTCGACACCCTGTGGCGCCAGGCCCTGCTGGTGCTGGCGGTGGCGGCGCTGGTATGGTTCGCGGTGCGCCTGGTGCTGCGCCCCCTGATGCGGCTCAAGAACGAGGTCGAGACCCGGCCGCTGTCCGACCTGTCGAGCATCGACCAGGCGCTGGTGCACAAGGAGGTGCGGCCGCTGGTGGCGGCGATGAACGGCACCATGGCGCGCATGCAGGACCTGGTCGCCAGCCAGCGCCGCTTCATCGCCGACGCCTCGCACCAGTTGCGCACCCCGCTGGCGGTGCTCAAGACCCAGTCCGCGCTGGCGCTACGCGAACACGACCCGGCGGCGCTGCGCGCCATCGTCGGCTCGATGGCCGCCACCACCGATGCGGCCATCCACCTGGCCAACCGCCTGCTGGTGCTGGCGCGCATCGAGCATGGCGGCGGCGGCGAGCCGGCGCGTCCAGTCGCCCTGTCCGCGGTGGCGCGCCAGGTGGGGCTGGAAATGGCGCTGCCGGCGGTCCAGAAGGGTATCGACCTGGCGCTCGAGGCCGACACCGATGCCGACACAATGGTCCCGGGCCAGGAATTGCTGCTGCACGAACTGGTGGCCAACCTGGTCGACAATGCGATCCGCTACACGCCGGCTGGTGGCAGCGTGTTGCTGCGGGTGGGACGGCACGGCGGCCGGGTCGCGCTGGAGGTGAGCGACAGCGGCCCTGGCATCGCGGAGGAAGAGGCCGGCAAGGTCCTGATGCCGTTCTACCGCGCCCAGTCGACGCTGGAAGCCAATCCCGGCGGCACCGGCCTGGGACTGGCGATCGTGCGCGACATCGCCAACCTGCACGGCGCATCGCTTGCGCTGGGGCGGGCGGATGCCGGCGGCCTGAAAGTCGAGGTGATCTTCGACGGTTCGCGCGCTGAAAGCTGA